CCTCGGCAGGGACTCGCAGCAGCAGCGCGCGGTACACGGTGCCACTGCCGCGGCGGAGTGGACTTCCCTGGTAGGTGACGCCGTTTACCCGGGTGATCGCCGGATCGGTCAGCGCGGCGTCGAAACCGCTGTTCTCCCAGTCGCTGTCGCAGGCAAACCGCAGATGGACCAGGATGTCGCCGCCGTTGCGCGATCCCGCCAACGTCGGCTGCACCAGTGCGCGCAGCGCACCGCTGCGTGCAGCGGCATCGCGCAGGGCCACCAGGACGCGGCTGCGATCGGACTCTGCGACGTCGACCAGACGGGTGACTCCGACCGTGGCGGGTCCCGCTGATGTGCCGGGCGCGGCAAGTGGGGTAGCAGGGACGGTGACGTCATCGGCCGCGGAGGCAACACTGCGGCTACGTTCGAGGACAAGGTCGGCGATGCTGTCCCACCAACGCGCCACAGAAGGGTCGGGCCGACCCTGCCAGGTCATCTGCCACCAGGCTTGAGGGCTCGGCAGCGTCCAGGTGATCGTCACCACGTTGGATCGGTCCTCGAACCAGATGGGTGGACTGACCAGGACATCGCGCAATGTCATACCGCGTTCGCGCGCCCCAGGGGCATACCCGGCCAGGTAGGTGTCGATGAACTTCTGGGCACAGCCCGGCGCGGTGACCACCCGATCGATCACGAAAACCTCGGTCATGAAACGAGATTACGGCCGGCCATCACGACGGGCCGCGCGCATTCCCGACCATCGGGAAACCACCGTTGACGGCGGAGGGGGTCAGCGCGAAGGTGTGCCGATGACCGATCCGTTCAGCCCCACCCAGTTGGGTCCGGTGGCACTGCGTAACCGTGTGATCAAGGCCGCCACATCAGAAGGCCGCTCGCCCGACGGCCTGGTCACCGACGACCTCATCGACTTCCATCGCAGCTTCGCCGAGGGCGGGGTCGGGATGACCACTGTCGCCTATTGCTGTGTGTCTCCCCAAGGGGCGAGCGCACCTGGCCAGATCGTGATGGACAGCAAGGCGCTGCCGGGCCTGCGAAGGCTCACTGACGCCGTGCACGCTGCGGGAGCAGCCATTTCGGCGCAGCTCGGGCATGCCGGGGTGGTGGCGCAGAAAAAGCTGACCGGCGTCACCGCGGTGGCACCGAGCCGATTCGTCAACCCGACCTCCTTCGCCTACTGCCGCGAGATCACCCGCGCCGAGATCGCTCGCGTGATCGACCAGTTCGGTGCGGCAGCCCAGGTGGCGGTCGACGCCGGATTCGACGCCGTCGAACTGCACTTCGGGCACCTCTATCTGCCCAGCTCGTTTTTGAGCCCGCTGATCAATCGACGCAAGGACGAGTACGGCGGTGACATCGACAACCGCTCGCGGCTCGTGCGGGAGATCGCGGCACGAGTTCGCGAGGTGGTCGGTGACCAGATCGCGGTGATCGCCAAGCTGGACATGGACGACGGTCTTCCCGGCAGCATCTGGATCGACGAGGCGTTGCGGACAGCTCAACTTCTCGATGCCGATGCCACCCTCGATGCGATCGAGCTGACTCAGGGTTCGTCGGTGTACAAGCCCATGTACCTGTTCCGCGGCGACGTCCCGGTCAAGGAGTTCGCGAAGGTGATGCCGCCGGCCTTGCGCCCGGCCATCAGACTGGTGGGCAAGCGGACGATGGGTGTCTACCCGTATCGAGACCTCTACATGCTCGAGGCGGCCCGGCAGTTCGTTCCGTTGATGCGCAACACCAAACTGATTCTGCTGGGCGGCATCAACGATCGCGAGCACCTTGAGATAGGCATGCGGGAAGGGTTCGACTTCTTCGCCATGGGGCGGGCCCTGCTGCGGGAACCGGCCCGGGTCAACACGATGATCTCCGGACCCGCGTCCCGCGGCCGCTGCAATCACAACAACAAGTGCATGGTGACGGTGTTCGGTCGGACCCACTGCGTACTCGACCCCGAGCAGCGGTACGGTGCCGTGCTACCGGCCGAGCAGCTCACCTAGCGCGTCGCCGGCCTGTCGCCTCGCCTGGTGCGCGATGTCGAGCATCGGCATCGTCATGAATCCGTGGATGCCACCGTCGAACGCGCACCGCACAGTCGGTACCCCGGCCGCCTCGAGGGCATCGGTGTAGGCGATGCCCTCATCCCGCAGCGGATCGTGGCCCGCGAGCACGACAGCCGCAGGCGGCAACCCGCCGAGGTCACCGTGTAGCGGTGAGGCATAGGGGTTTTGGCGATCCGCGACGGTGGGGACGTACTGATCCCAATACCACTGCAGTGCCGGGCGAGGGTTGTAGAAGCCCTGGCCAAACGCCAGGTACGAGTCGGTGTCGAAATCCGCACCGATCACCGGATA
Above is a window of Mycolicibacterium boenickei DNA encoding:
- a CDS encoding NADH:flavin oxidoreductase, translated to MTDPFSPTQLGPVALRNRVIKAATSEGRSPDGLVTDDLIDFHRSFAEGGVGMTTVAYCCVSPQGASAPGQIVMDSKALPGLRRLTDAVHAAGAAISAQLGHAGVVAQKKLTGVTAVAPSRFVNPTSFAYCREITRAEIARVIDQFGAAAQVAVDAGFDAVELHFGHLYLPSSFLSPLINRRKDEYGGDIDNRSRLVREIAARVREVVGDQIAVIAKLDMDDGLPGSIWIDEALRTAQLLDADATLDAIELTQGSSVYKPMYLFRGDVPVKEFAKVMPPALRPAIRLVGKRTMGVYPYRDLYMLEAARQFVPLMRNTKLILLGGINDREHLEIGMREGFDFFAMGRALLREPARVNTMISGPASRGRCNHNNKCMVTVFGRTHCVLDPEQRYGAVLPAEQLT
- a CDS encoding Dabb family protein, whose translation is MVDVAESDRSRVLVALRDAAARSGALRALVQPTLAGSRNGGDILVHLRFACDSDWENSGFDAALTDPAITRVNGVTYQGSPLRRGSGTVYRALLLRVPAEVEAETVAAFERELASMPRYVSTIAAWQLSRVEQAIGTSEWTHVFEQEFTDVDGLMGPYLMHPIHWAVVDRWFDPETTDIVVRDRVCHSFCELPAPVLT